The Plasmodium reichenowi strain SY57 chromosome 2, whole genome shotgun sequence DNA segment TATGGATGAATACacaacaaataaatatggatctaaaaattataatgaaaatgacCAAGTAATAGTACAAggaaataatattgtacaaggaaataatattgtaCAAGGAAATAATACTGTACAAGGAAATAATACTGTACAAGGAAATAATACTGTACAAGGAAATAATAGTGTACAAggaaataatattgtaCAAGGAAATAATAGTGTACAAGGAAATAATAGTGTACAAGGAAATAATAGTGTACAAGAAAATGAcaataatgaaatatatgaGGAAGAAAATTTATCCATATTTCAAGATTCATTAAAGGATAATATTGTGGAATACAATGTATACCATGATTCAAGACATCATAAACCAATCGATGAACAAGAAGcacattatataaataattattacacaaataataataatgatcaatataatacaaatagtacaaataataataacattgCAGGAAATAACATAAATGTTAACAGTGCTTTTAATCAgtataaagaaaataaacaatattataatgtattGAATACATATACAGGAAATATAAtggaaagaaaaaacatTATGATGCAAAATGTGGATTATAATGAAAGAATCAATGGTAATTCTATTAATATACAAGGATCTAATAACCAACAAATGAATAATCAATTAATGGACAATAACAATGTAAATATGTGCCTTATGCAGGGTCCCTATATTAATAATCACAACatgaaaaatttttatgtgGGTAGCAACTATGGgggtaataataatatggtTCATAGTAATATGGGTACTAATAATATGGTTCATAGTAATATGGGTACTAATAATATGGGTAATAGTAATATGGGTACTAATAATATgggtaataataatatgggtactaataatatgggtaataattatatggTTCATAGTAATATgggtaataataatatggttcataataatatgggtaataattatatgggtaataattatatggGTACTAATCATATGgttcataataatatgggTACTAATCATATGGGTACTAATCATATGggtaataattatatggGTAATAATCATATGGGTACTAATCATATGggtaataattatatgcgaaataataatatgatcAATCATGTGATCAATAATATGGTCAATAATATGGTCAATAATATGGTCAATAATATGGTCAATAATATGGTCAATAATATGGTCAATAATATGGGCAACAATATGGGCAACAATATGGGCAACAATATGGGAAACAATATGGGCAACAATATGGGCAACAATATGGTCAATAATATGGGCAACAATATGGTCAATAATATGGGCAACAATATGTGCAACAATATGGGCAATCATATGGGTAATTATCGCATAggtaattataatatgggtaataatttgaatagtaataattatatggtaaataattattctaATATTACATATGGGAATAATAACAATGATGTTAATAGAAATATGAATTACAATTATGCTggttataataatatgtatactAGATGCctaaataataataatatgaataatacTCCGCAATACATGATACCGAAtaagaaaaacaaaatttcCGCTGTACATCCTTTTTCAAAAGAAACAAATTCAGGCatcatattaaataatgtatTATCTGAGGATTATACATTATCTAGAAATTTAGgatataatttaaattttccTATGATTCAAAGCGAAAATGATTTTAATTCTACTCCTTCAAATATAGAATCTGTAAATAATCAACCTTTAAATGTCGAACCTGCAATCTTTGAAGCTGTAAATCGTGAATTGTTGGATGCAGAATCTTTAAATGATCAATATGTATGTGATGAAAATTCAAACACAGATGTCATAAAATCGAAACCTTTAGTTTATAATCCTTTAGATGATGAacatgaaaataatgaatgGATAGATGgagaatatataaatgaacaatatatgaatgatgaatatgtaaatgatgaatatataaatgatgaatatataaatgatgaatatgtaaatgatgaatatgtaaatgatgaatatgtaaatgatgaatatataaatgaagaatGGATGAACAAAGAATACATAAATGAACAATCGATGAatgaacaatatataaatggaCAATCGATGAATGAAGAATATACAAATGAACAATATACAAATGAACAATATACAAatgaacaatatataaatgaagaatatataaatgaagaatatataaatgaagaatatataaatgaagaatatataaatgaacaatctataaatgaacaatatgtaaatgaagaatatataaatgaacaatatataaatgaagaatatataaatgaagaatatataaatgaacaatatacaaatgaagaatatataaatgaacaatatacaaatgaagaatatacaaatgaaaaatCGACAGAGGATCAATCTTTAAGTGACAAAATTGTATGTAATGAACCATTAAGTGCTGCAACTTTAAATAGAAATTTTTCAGAATATAGTCAGAGAAATACCGAATCTTTATGTAATGAATCTTTAAGTGATCcatatatgaataatgaTAATTCAGATTCTCAATATTCAAATTCTTATGAAACAGAAAACGACAATTTAAGTTCTGAAAATCAAAATGTGGATGATCTAAGTGCTCACATTCAAATTAATGATAATTCATTTCGTTCCTCTTCAAGTAATATCCCTTTAAATGTTGATCCTACAAAAGTAGAAACTTCAAATATTCTTCCTTTAAGTATAGAAGGAACAAATAGTGCACCCTTAAATTCTAGTCGTTCTCATTCTGATCCATTTCCTTTTCATAATCCCAATACATCCATTTTAGATATTTGTCGTTCACGATATTTCTCTTCAAACTTTCCTTTTGAAAACACAATGGAACAAAATGAACAAGTTGAACAAAGTGTTTATATCTCCaatcattttataaaagcAAATCATGTAGAAGACAAACAAATTACACCCATAGATActtttatttgtaataatCTATTAGTTCAAAATGGAATCACACAGAAAGAAATCagtgaaaaaaaaaatgaaaaaattattgaaaatgaaaatatggttgaaaaggaaaatagggttgaaaaggaaaatatggttgaaaaggaaaatatggttgaaaatgaaaaaattattgaaAACGAAAAAGTAgttaaaaatgaaaatattattgaaaatgaaaaaattattgaaAACGAAAATATGAttgaaaatgaaaaaattgTTGAAAACgaaaatattattgaaaatgaaaaaattattgaaAACGAAAAAGTAgttaaaaatgaaaatatggttgaaaatgaaaaaattattgaaAACGAAAATATGATTGAAAACGAAAATATGATTGAAAACGAAAATATGATTGAAAACGAAAAAGTTgttgaaaaaaattcacgtttgattaaaaaagaacatAACATAAGCATGCTAAATGTGCCGAActattatgaaaataatacaagGGAAAAGGatataacaaattataacaatatattagGAGATCCATTAGTTAATGAAATTTCTACATTGTCTTATAAACCTTATAGTACTTATAACTGCATTTCCAATATAatagaagaagaaaaagaaataaaaaaatttgtaaaaaaaagaaaaaaaaattctattaatcatataaatagaaatgaaaaaatatatataggtaataataagaaaaattacattattgaaaatatatgtaaacgttttcattttcattcATTAGGATTATATGGTGGTCTACCAGAAATAAATgttaataaagataaaaatttatataataacttACATATTACaaattgtttattatttaaaaaagagACAACTGAAGAAgttttgaaaaaaaattttctgaataacgaaataaatatcatgtcatattattataacaatatCTTATATCGTTTAagaatgaagaaaaaatatgaagGCATAATACATGATAAATTCcatttatatcataaattaaaagaattaataaaatatcaatataaagaatatcTACTACATAAAACAGTGTACCCTAGAAATATATGTAGAAATGAACATATGAATCAAAGAGATAATTTCTCgaaagatatatatataaatgagGATCATAATAAAACAGAATTAAACattgaaaaaatatcaaaagaaaataatgaagaaaataaaaatacatatatgaaTACTACATCTTATAAAGAATTACTTggaaattatataaactttttggatacatttaatttatatgataatatatatagcaaagaaaaatatgaaacAGATGAAAATTATCTCATGCTTAATAATAAGGAACCTAGTATTTCTTACAATTTTAATagtaattataataatgatttaCTAAATTCTGTTAATGtgtatgaatatatatataaagatatttACTATGATAgttattatgataaaaatacttatatatactatgataatatatatacgtTTCATAGAACAAATAGCTTTATTAACGATGAAAATGGTTCCTACcatcttttaaattatccattagaagataaaatagaaaatatgaattattctgagaaaaaaaagaaacgcaaaagaaaaataacacataataaagatatgaacgttaatttaaaaagaacaaaaattaaatatgaaaatgaaaatattatttctgATAAGTTAAATGTTATGAATACagaatataattatattcataaacatgatgaaaaagaaaaaagatCATGTATActtaataatgataataagaatcataaaaaattattattaaaagacaaaaagatttataatgttaaaaaaaagtggGAAAAAATGTTACCTATATCAAAACGTAAAAAGTTATCtacacaaatatatataaacaaaataaaaaaaaacatgCAAAAATCATGCAAAATATTAAACATTAAATATAAGGATGTAATATATTCGGAATTTTTTAGGTTGTCATCCaagaggaaaaaaaaatgtaatgaattattaaatgGAGAGAAGCATGTgcaaaaaaataaaacttATGCTTTGTTGAACGGAGGGGATACTTTCATAGAAGACCAAAAGAAGGGGAAGCAATATAAGAAAGAGGAAAGGAAACATATCGTACAAGGGGAAATAAAagagaaagaaaaatgtaCATTGGGTGGTAGTGAAAGAGATACATTAAAAGGTAGAGAACGAGATACATTAAAAGGTAGAGAACGAGATACATTAAAAGGTAGGGAAAGAGATACATTAAAAGGTAGAGAACGAGATACATTAAAAGGTAGAGAAAGAGATACATTAAAAGGTAGAGAACGAGATACATTAAAAGGTAGAAAACGAGATACATTAAAAGGTAGGGAAAGAGATACATTAAAAGGTAGAGAACGAGATACATTAAAAGGTAGAGAACGAGATACATTAAAAGGTAGAGAACGAGATTCATTAAAAGGTAGAGAACGAGATTCATTTAGAGGTAAAGAAAGAGATTCATTTAGAGGTAAAGAAAGAGATACATTAAAAGGTAGAGAAC contains these protein-coding regions:
- a CDS encoding hypothetical protein (conserved Plasmodium protein, unknown function), producing the protein MDNNININYDNYGPQNHNPLSVEEYTLRSRGNINEPGTLSNINSVSNVSNSTNNIGTNTMNFNNSKGFIINPFNENYRKHNICTYLDNKSTNLNGGVNQYDNHMNDMNHMNDMNHMNDMNHMNHMNYMNQMDHMNYMNQMNHMNYVNQMNHMNYMNQMNQMNIQHERNNVNAPNIYIQNFDQNYDIYYNNNGRSNGNLNIQQADNAHNPLIYDISELYNREKNEKQKTIFRDEYSSRTIIHTLRNKITNTPMINNSVKNIEDTNTSHNTDENVYNVCSMDEYTTNKYGSKNYNENDQVIVQGNNIVQGNNIVQGNNTVQGNNTVQGNNTVQGNNSVQGNNIVQGNNSVQGNNSVQGNNSVQENDNNEIYEEENLSIFQDSLKDNIVEYNVYHDSRHHKPIDEQEAHYINNYYTNNNNDQYNTNSTNNNNIAGNNINVNSAFNQYKENKQYYNVLNTYTGNIMERKNIMMQNVDYNERINGNSINIQGSNNQQMNNQLMDNNNVNMCLMQGPYINNHNMKNFYVGSNYGGNNNMVHSNMGTNNMVHSNMGTNNMGNSNMGTNNMGNNNMGTNNMGNNYMVHSNMGNNNMVHNNMGNNYMGNNYMGTNHMVHNNMGTNHMGTNHMGNNYMGNNHMGTNHMGNNYMRNNNMINHVINNMVNNMVNNMVNNMVNNMVNNMVNNMGNNMGNNMGNNMGNNMGNNMGNNMVNNMGNNMVNNMGNNMCNNMGNHMGNYRIGNYNMGNNLNSNNYMVNNYSNITYGNNNNDVNRNMNYNYAGYNNMYTRCLNNNNMNNTPQYMIPNKKNKISAVHPFSKETNSGIILNNVLSEDYTLSRNLGYNLNFPMIQSENDFNSTPSNIESVNNQPLNVEPAIFEAVNRELLDAESLNDQYVCDENSNTDVIKSKPLVYNPLDDEHENNEWIDGEYINEQYMNDEYVNDEYINDEYINDEYVNDEYVNDEYVNDEYINEEWMNKEYINEQSMNEQYINGQSMNEEYTNEQYTNEQYTNEQYINEEYINEEYINEEYINEEYINEQSINEQYVNEEYINEQYINEEYINEEYINEQYTNEEYINEQYTNEEYTNEKSTEDQSLSDKIVCNEPLSAATLNRNFSEYSQRNTESLCNESLSDPYMNNDNSDSQYSNSYETENDNLSSENQNVDDLSAHIQINDNSFRSSSSNIPLNVDPTKVETSNILPLSIEGTNSAPLNSSRSHSDPFPFHNPNTSILDICRSRYFSSNFPFENTMEQNEQVEQSVYISNHFIKANHVEDKQITPIDTFICNNLLVQNGITQKEISEKKNEKIIENENMVEKENRVEKENMVEKENMVENEKIIENEKVVKNENIIENEKIIENENMIENEKIVENENIIENEKIIENEKVVKNENMVENEKIIENENMIENENMIENENMIENEKVVEKNSRLIKKEHNISMLNVPNYYENNTREKDITNYNNILGDPLVNEISTLSYKPYSTYNCISNIIEEEKEIKKFVKKRKKNSINHINRNEKIYIGNNKKNYIIENICKRFHFHSLGLYGGLPEINVNKDKNLYNNLHITNCLLFKKETTEEVLKKNFLNNEINIMSYYYNNILYRLRMKKKYEGIIHDKFHLYHKLKELIKYQYKEYLLHKTVYPRNICRNEHMNQRDNFSKDIYINEDHNKTELNIEKISKENNEENKNTYMNTTSYKELLGNYINFLDTFNLYDNIYSKEKYETDENYLMLNNKEPSISYNFNSNYNNDLLNSVNVYEYIYKDIYYDSYYDKNTYIYYDNIYTFHRTNSFINDENGSYHLLNYPLEDKIENMNYSEKKKKRKRKITHNKDMNVNLKRTKIKYENENIISDKLNVMNTEYNYIHKHDEKEKRSCILNNDNKNHKKLLLKDKKIYNVKKKWEKMLPISKRKKLSTQIYINKIKKNMQKSCKILNIKYKDVIYSEFFRLSSKRKKKCNELLNGEKHVQKNKTYALLNGGDTFIEDQKKGKQYKKEERKHIVQGEIKEKEKCTLGGSERDTLKGRERDTLKGRERDTLKGRERDTLKGRERDTLKGRERDTLKGRERDTLKGRKRDTLKGRERDTLKGRERDTLKGRERDTLKGRERDSLKGRERDSFRGKERDSFRGKERDTLKGRERDSFRGKERDSFRGKERDSFRSRERDSFRSRERDSFRSRERGSFRSRDRGSFRNRERGSFRNKTGDAYKNRDINLYKEENNKKKDHYYVDKYHYINKYYPEKYSRKFNYNHLSGSYHNAQTYDSLRYKQKEKPYKITENNKKNERNEILKCSIENEEKNNYDKEQNENCILDKDTPCNVNTKEKNNLDNKKLFPSNINVKMEKEEKIYGIMDDRKDDKKNENTREKNNLGNKKLFPSNINVKLEKEEKIYEIMDDKKNENTREKNNLDNKKLFQSNINFKLVKEEKSDDKKDDKKIDKKNDKKNDKKDDKKNDKKIDKKINKKNDKKNNKKNNKKNNKKVEKKNKIKYEIKNEKKDEIKDENKKCK